A region of Paraburkholderia sp. BL23I1N1 DNA encodes the following proteins:
- the alaS gene encoding alanine--tRNA ligase, which translates to MKAAEIREKFLKFFESKGHTIVRSSSLVPGNDPTLLFTNSGMVQFKDVFLGAESRPYSRATTAQRSVRAGGKHNDLENVGYTARHHTFFEMLGNFSFGDYFKRDAIHYAWELLTGVYQLPKDKLWVTVYHEDDEAHDIWAKEVGVPVERIIRIGDNKGARYASDNFWQMADVGPCGPCSEIFYDHGPDVWGGPPGSPEEDGDRYIEIWNLVFMQFSRDAQGNMTPLPKQCVDTGMGLERIAAVLQHVHSNYEIDLFRALIKAAGRETGVADLTNNSLKVIADHIRACSFLIVDGVIPGNEGRGYVLRRIVRRAIRHGYKLGKKGSFFHRMVPDLVAQMGGAYPELKDAEQRVIDVLRQEEERFFETIEHGMSILESALADLDAKGGKTLDGELAFKLHDTYGFPLDLTADVCREREVTVDEAAFDEAMARQREQARAAGKFKMAQGLEYSGAKTTFHGYEEIIFDDAKVIALYVDGASVKEVSNGQQAVVVLDHTPFYAESGGQVGDQGVLANASVRFAVTDTLKVQADVVGHHGTLEQGTLKVGDVVKAEIDAVRRARTERNHSATHLMHKALREVLGSHVQQKGSLVDADKTRFDFAHNAPMTDEQIRQVEAIVNAEVLSNAPGIVRVMPFDEAVKGGAMALFGEKYGDEVRVLDLGFSRELCGGTHVHRTGDIGLFKIVMEGGVAAGIRRVEAITGDNAVRFVQDLDARINAAAAVLKAQPSELTQRIVQVQDQVKSLEKELSALKSKMASSQGDELAGQAIEVAGVHVLAATLEGADVKTLRETVDKLKDKLKSAAIVLASVEGGKVSLIAGVTADASKKVKAGELVNFVAQQVGGKGGGRPDMAQAGGTEPANLPAALAGVKGWVEAQL; encoded by the coding sequence ATGAAAGCCGCCGAAATCCGCGAGAAATTCCTCAAGTTCTTCGAATCGAAGGGCCATACGATCGTTCGCTCGTCGAGCCTTGTGCCCGGCAACGACCCGACACTGCTCTTCACCAATTCGGGAATGGTGCAGTTCAAAGATGTGTTCCTCGGCGCGGAATCGCGTCCGTATTCGCGCGCCACGACCGCGCAGCGCAGCGTGCGCGCCGGCGGCAAGCACAACGATCTGGAAAACGTCGGCTACACCGCGCGTCACCACACGTTTTTTGAAATGCTGGGCAACTTCTCGTTCGGCGACTACTTCAAGCGCGACGCGATCCACTACGCTTGGGAGTTGCTGACGGGCGTGTACCAGCTGCCGAAAGACAAGCTGTGGGTCACCGTCTATCACGAAGACGACGAAGCGCACGACATCTGGGCCAAGGAAGTGGGCGTGCCGGTCGAGCGGATCATCCGCATCGGCGACAACAAGGGCGCGCGCTACGCGTCGGACAACTTCTGGCAGATGGCCGACGTCGGCCCGTGCGGCCCGTGCTCGGAAATCTTCTACGATCACGGCCCGGACGTGTGGGGCGGCCCCCCGGGGTCTCCTGAGGAAGACGGCGACCGCTACATCGAGATCTGGAATCTCGTGTTCATGCAGTTCAGCCGCGACGCGCAAGGCAATATGACGCCGCTGCCCAAGCAGTGCGTCGATACGGGCATGGGTCTCGAGCGTATTGCCGCGGTTCTGCAGCACGTGCACAGCAACTACGAGATCGACCTGTTCCGGGCGCTCATCAAGGCCGCGGGCCGCGAAACCGGCGTGGCCGATCTGACGAACAACTCGCTGAAGGTGATTGCCGATCACATCCGCGCCTGCTCGTTCCTGATCGTCGACGGTGTGATTCCGGGCAACGAAGGCCGCGGCTACGTGCTGCGCCGAATCGTGCGCCGCGCGATCCGCCACGGCTACAAGCTGGGCAAGAAGGGTTCGTTCTTCCATCGCATGGTGCCGGACCTCGTCGCGCAAATGGGCGGCGCCTATCCGGAACTGAAGGACGCGGAGCAACGCGTGATCGACGTGCTGCGTCAGGAAGAAGAGCGCTTCTTCGAGACCATCGAGCATGGCATGTCGATTCTCGAAAGCGCGCTGGCCGATCTGGATGCGAAGGGCGGCAAGACGCTCGACGGCGAACTCGCATTCAAGCTGCACGACACCTATGGCTTCCCGCTCGATCTGACGGCGGACGTGTGCCGCGAACGCGAAGTGACGGTCGACGAGGCCGCCTTCGACGAAGCGATGGCGCGTCAGCGCGAACAGGCTCGTGCGGCCGGCAAGTTCAAGATGGCGCAGGGTCTCGAATATTCGGGCGCCAAGACCACGTTCCACGGTTATGAAGAAATCATCTTCGACGACGCGAAAGTGATCGCGCTGTATGTCGACGGCGCGTCGGTCAAAGAAGTCAGCAACGGCCAGCAGGCGGTCGTAGTGCTCGACCACACGCCGTTTTACGCAGAGTCGGGCGGCCAGGTGGGCGACCAGGGTGTGCTGGCTAACGCGAGCGTGCGTTTTGCGGTCACCGATACGTTGAAGGTGCAGGCGGACGTGGTCGGTCATCACGGCACCCTCGAGCAGGGCACGCTGAAGGTCGGCGACGTCGTGAAGGCGGAAATCGATGCGGTGCGTCGTGCCCGCACGGAGCGCAATCACTCGGCCACCCACCTGATGCACAAGGCGCTGCGCGAAGTGCTCGGCTCGCATGTGCAGCAGAAGGGCTCGCTGGTCGATGCAGACAAGACCCGTTTCGACTTCGCGCACAACGCGCCCATGACCGACGAGCAGATCCGTCAGGTCGAAGCGATCGTCAACGCGGAAGTGCTGTCGAACGCGCCGGGCATTGTGCGCGTCATGCCGTTCGACGAAGCGGTGAAGGGCGGCGCAATGGCGCTGTTCGGCGAAAAGTACGGCGACGAAGTGCGCGTGCTCGACCTCGGTTTCTCGCGCGAGTTGTGCGGCGGTACGCACGTGCATCGCACGGGCGACATCGGCCTCTTCAAGATCGTGATGGAAGGCGGTGTGGCTGCCGGTATTCGTCGCGTGGAAGCGATCACGGGCGATAACGCCGTGCGCTTCGTGCAGGACCTCGACGCGCGGATCAATGCGGCCGCGGCCGTGTTGAAGGCGCAGCCGTCGGAGCTCACGCAGCGGATCGTGCAGGTGCAGGATCAGGTGAAGTCGCTGGAGAAGGAACTGAGCGCGTTGAAGTCGAAGATGGCGTCGAGCCAGGGCGACGAGCTTGCCGGTCAGGCAATCGAAGTGGCCGGCGTCCACGTGTTGGCTGCAACGCTCGAAGGCGCGGACGTGAAAACGCTGCGCGAGACGGTCGACAAGCTGAAGGACAAGCTCAAGAGCGCGGCGATCGTGCTGGCCTCGGTCGAGGGTGGCAAGGTGAGTCTGATCGCCGGTGTCACGGCGGATGCCAGCAAGAAGGTCAAAGCCGGTGAACTGGTCAACTTCGTTGCGCAGCAAGTCGGCGGCAAGGGTGGCGGGCGGCCGGACATGGCACAAGCCGGCGGCACCGAGCCGGCGAATCTGCCTGCGGCGCTGGCAGGCGTGAAGGGTTGGGTCGAAGCCCAGCTTTAA
- a CDS encoding alpha/beta hydrolase, whose protein sequence is MSGQKLKVLVLPGYQNSGAGHWQTRWEALDPAIVRVQMPDWDHVARDAWCRTLDAAVAAADSPVVFAAHSLGCLTVAFWASQYASAAHLAKVAGALLVALPDPSEAHFPRDAAGFAPVPLTRLPFASIVVASSDDPYGGVSFSQTCAHAWGSRWIDIGPRGHINADSGLGDWDEGRRWLASFGKQR, encoded by the coding sequence ATGAGCGGACAAAAACTAAAGGTACTCGTGCTGCCGGGTTATCAGAATTCCGGCGCGGGCCATTGGCAGACGCGCTGGGAAGCGCTCGATCCCGCCATCGTGCGCGTGCAGATGCCTGACTGGGATCATGTGGCGCGCGACGCGTGGTGCCGCACGCTCGACGCCGCAGTGGCCGCAGCCGACTCGCCCGTGGTGTTCGCCGCACACAGCCTTGGCTGTCTGACGGTAGCCTTCTGGGCGTCGCAATACGCGAGCGCAGCCCACCTTGCCAAGGTGGCGGGTGCGCTATTGGTCGCGTTGCCCGATCCCTCCGAGGCACATTTTCCGCGGGATGCCGCTGGCTTCGCGCCGGTCCCGCTTACGCGCCTGCCGTTTGCGAGCATCGTTGTGGCGAGCAGCGACGATCCGTACGGCGGCGTGTCGTTCTCGCAAACTTGCGCGCATGCGTGGGGCAGCCGCTGGATCGACATCGGGCCGCGTGGCCACATCAATGCCGACAGCGGGCTCGGCGATTGGGACGAGGGGCGGCGCTGGCTGGCTTCGTTCGGCAAACAGCGGTAG
- a CDS encoding RT0821/Lpp0805 family surface protein, translating to MSMRIRALFHLTVGGLLLGGAIGAQAANLGFLNDTPMSYMKQREVDSIKTAVVSALNDKQDGESASWVNEGTGNSVKIDATITVASTAKDGDRTCRDVGVVLNAKGQSMNLRPQFCKQGSGNWQLQKKH from the coding sequence ATGTCGATGCGAATCCGTGCCTTGTTTCATCTCACAGTCGGCGGCCTGCTGCTTGGTGGCGCCATCGGCGCACAAGCGGCGAACCTCGGTTTTCTGAACGACACGCCGATGAGCTACATGAAGCAACGCGAGGTCGATTCGATCAAGACCGCAGTCGTGAGCGCCTTGAATGACAAGCAGGACGGCGAAAGCGCGAGCTGGGTCAACGAAGGCACCGGTAACAGCGTGAAGATCGACGCGACGATCACGGTCGCCAGCACTGCGAAGGACGGCGATCGCACCTGCCGCGACGTCGGTGTTGTGCTGAATGCGAAAGGGCAGTCGATGAACCTGCGTCCGCAGTTCTGCAAACAGGGCAGCGGCAACTGGCAATTGCAGAAAAAGCACTGA
- a CDS encoding LysR family transcriptional regulator, with the protein MDLAALTIFRAVVRENGVTRAAAKLNRVQSNVTTRIKQLEVQLGTDLFIRDGRRLVLTPAGETLLPYAERLLALADEARHAVREDRPSGRLRLGTMESVAATRLPGLLARYHQQWPDVALELETGTTGKLIERVREFEVDAALVATPPDPAALGELFETVPVFREELVMLSPRGHRPIHDVRDIALSTLIAFERGCAYRAYIERWYLEHGVRPARVLELGSYHAIVACVAAGAGVAVAPRSVLDLQTDASNITVHELPDIGVIETLLVWRRGHFSSALNALRQTLVSGEEAVKLPADAPVGVA; encoded by the coding sequence ATGGATCTCGCTGCCTTGACCATTTTTCGTGCTGTCGTGCGCGAAAACGGCGTGACACGCGCCGCTGCCAAGCTCAATCGCGTGCAGTCGAACGTCACGACGCGTATCAAACAGCTCGAGGTGCAATTGGGCACCGACCTGTTCATTCGCGACGGCCGGCGCCTCGTTTTGACGCCGGCCGGCGAGACGCTGCTGCCCTACGCGGAGCGCCTGCTCGCACTCGCCGACGAGGCGCGCCATGCGGTGCGCGAGGATCGTCCGAGTGGGCGCTTGCGTTTGGGCACGATGGAAAGCGTCGCGGCGACACGCCTGCCCGGCTTGCTCGCGCGTTATCACCAGCAGTGGCCGGATGTCGCGCTTGAACTCGAAACCGGCACGACCGGCAAGCTGATCGAGCGGGTCCGCGAATTCGAAGTGGATGCGGCCTTGGTGGCGACGCCGCCCGATCCCGCCGCGCTCGGCGAGTTATTCGAAACAGTGCCGGTTTTTCGCGAAGAACTGGTGATGCTATCGCCGCGAGGGCATCGGCCAATTCACGACGTGCGGGATATCGCTTTATCGACGCTGATTGCGTTCGAGCGAGGGTGCGCTTACCGGGCGTACATCGAGAGGTGGTATCTGGAGCATGGGGTGAGGCCGGCTCGCGTTTTGGAGCTCGGCTCATATCACGCGATCGTGGCGTGTGTCGCCGCAGGCGCGGGAGTGGCCGTGGCGCCGCGATCAGTGCTCGATCTGCAAACCGATGCGAGCAATATTACGGTTCATGAGCTTCCCGATATTGGCGTGATCGAGACGCTGCTCGTCTGGCGGCGGGGGCATTTTTCGTCCGCGCTCAATGCGCTGCGGCAAACGCTGGTGTCGGGAGAGGAAGCGGTGAAGTTACCTGCCGATGCGCCGGTAGGCGTTGCCTGA
- a CDS encoding CaiB/BaiF CoA-transferase family protein, whose translation MGALSHIRVLDLTRVLAGPWCAQTLADFGADVIKIERPEVGDDTRHWGPPYLKTPEGADTPEAAYYLAANRNKRSVTVDIASPEGQRIIRELAAQSDVVLENYKVGQLKKYGLDYASLKEVKPDLIYCSVTGFGQTGPYAQRAGYDFIVQGIGGFMSITGERDGQPGGGPQKAGVAIADLMTGMYSTIAVLTALTHRDRTGEGQYIDMALLDVQVAMLANMNSNYLASGQPPVRWGNAHPNIVPYQTFQTSDGWIIVAVGNDGQFRKFVEVGGRPELANDERFATNPARVRHRDTLVPILADMVRLQGKQQWIAALEAAGVPCGPINDLDEVFENEQVVARGMQVDLPHPSGGTVKLVRNPINMTGTPPEALAHPPLLGEHTEGILREVLGYDEARIARLREQSVI comes from the coding sequence ATGGGCGCTCTCAGTCATATCCGCGTGCTGGATCTCACACGCGTGCTCGCCGGGCCTTGGTGCGCGCAGACGCTCGCCGATTTCGGCGCCGACGTCATCAAGATCGAACGGCCTGAAGTCGGCGACGACACCCGCCACTGGGGACCCCCGTACCTGAAAACGCCGGAAGGCGCCGATACGCCTGAAGCCGCCTACTACCTCGCGGCGAACCGCAACAAGCGCTCGGTCACCGTCGATATCGCATCGCCCGAAGGCCAGCGGATCATCCGCGAATTGGCCGCGCAAAGCGATGTGGTGCTGGAGAACTACAAGGTCGGGCAGTTGAAGAAGTACGGCCTCGACTACGCGTCGCTCAAAGAAGTGAAGCCCGATCTGATCTACTGCTCGGTGACCGGCTTCGGGCAAACCGGGCCGTATGCGCAACGCGCCGGTTATGACTTCATCGTGCAAGGCATCGGCGGCTTCATGAGCATTACCGGCGAGCGCGACGGCCAGCCGGGCGGCGGCCCGCAAAAGGCCGGCGTCGCGATTGCCGACCTGATGACCGGCATGTATTCGACCATCGCCGTGCTCACGGCGCTCACGCACCGCGACCGAACGGGCGAAGGCCAGTACATCGATATGGCGCTGCTCGACGTGCAGGTGGCCATGCTCGCCAACATGAATTCGAATTACCTGGCGAGCGGCCAGCCGCCCGTACGCTGGGGCAACGCGCATCCGAACATCGTGCCCTATCAGACCTTCCAGACCAGCGACGGCTGGATCATCGTCGCGGTCGGCAACGACGGTCAGTTTCGCAAGTTCGTCGAGGTGGGCGGCCGCCCCGAACTCGCCAATGACGAGCGATTCGCGACCAACCCGGCGCGCGTGCGCCATCGCGACACGCTCGTGCCGATCCTTGCAGACATGGTGCGACTGCAGGGCAAACAGCAATGGATCGCGGCGCTGGAAGCGGCCGGTGTGCCGTGTGGGCCGATCAACGATCTGGACGAAGTGTTCGAGAACGAGCAGGTGGTGGCGCGCGGCATGCAGGTCGATCTGCCGCATCCGTCGGGCGGCACGGTCAAACTGGTGCGCAATCCGATCAATATGACCGGCACGCCGCCCGAAGCGCTGGCCCATCCGCCGCTGCTCGGCGAGCACACCGAGGGCATTCTGCGCGAAGTGCTGGGCTATGACGAGGCCCGGATTGCCAGGCTGCGGGAGCAGTCGGTGATTTGA
- the ggt gene encoding gamma-glutamyltransferase: MPIPSHDAPRAPFASLSFARIVTVAAVFAAFTGGLAAPATALAKTPPPKAVLDASAVAVPDRYSADTAQQIFAAGGNAMDAAVAIAFTLAVTCPDAGNIGGGGFMTVFMDGKPYFLDYRERAPQQATRDMYVDDKGNLVPGMSLVGHRAVGVPGTVEGMWEAQQRFGKLKWKQVLAPAIHYATDGFKVEPWLQQRHDTVAKNFAGKTNFDAYFSNLKAGAMYRQPELAQTLSRIASDGGREFYEGRTADLIAQQMYGHGLVTKQDLIQYKAVWRQPLTTDWNGYKVVTAPPPSSGGIGLIQMLKMKADLKQAFDGLELNSAPYIHLIAQIEDRVFADRQQYIGDPDSYKVPADKLTDDAYLAQRADEVKPDEVPGATAVKGGLGDALPEKAQTTHFSVVDKWGNAVSNTYTLNGSFGSGVVVDGGGFLLNDAMDDFVTKPAPASASGATADELNTVAPGRRPLSSMTPTLLLKDNKVSLVIGTPGGSRILTSIFQVMTNLYDFNMSSADALAAMRFHHQLLPPKTIYFEPYHPITGELADQLKAMGYTLEGQSFNGDVQMIRVEGTTPEPAADPRGVGVGRVMP, from the coding sequence ATGCCCATTCCGTCGCATGACGCGCCTCGCGCGCCTTTCGCTTCTTTGTCTTTTGCCCGAATCGTGACGGTTGCGGCCGTATTCGCCGCGTTCACAGGCGGCCTGGCCGCGCCGGCCACCGCGCTCGCGAAAACGCCGCCGCCCAAGGCTGTGCTGGACGCTTCGGCTGTGGCCGTGCCCGATCGCTACAGCGCCGACACCGCGCAGCAGATCTTCGCCGCTGGCGGCAACGCGATGGACGCCGCTGTCGCGATCGCCTTCACGCTGGCCGTGACCTGTCCGGACGCGGGGAACATTGGCGGCGGCGGGTTCATGACCGTTTTCATGGACGGCAAACCCTATTTTCTCGATTACCGCGAGCGCGCGCCGCAGCAGGCGACCCGCGATATGTACGTCGACGATAAGGGCAACCTCGTACCGGGTATGAGCCTCGTCGGCCATCGCGCCGTGGGCGTGCCGGGCACCGTCGAGGGCATGTGGGAAGCGCAGCAGCGTTTCGGCAAGCTGAAGTGGAAGCAGGTTCTGGCGCCCGCGATCCATTACGCCACCGACGGCTTCAAGGTCGAGCCGTGGTTGCAGCAGCGCCACGACACGGTGGCGAAGAATTTTGCCGGCAAGACCAATTTCGACGCCTATTTCTCGAACCTGAAGGCGGGCGCGATGTATCGCCAGCCCGAACTCGCGCAAACCCTTTCGCGCATCGCCAGCGACGGCGGCCGTGAGTTTTACGAAGGCCGCACCGCAGACCTGATCGCCCAGCAGATGTACGGCCACGGTCTGGTTACGAAGCAGGACCTGATTCAATACAAGGCCGTCTGGCGCCAACCGCTCACCACCGATTGGAACGGTTATAAGGTCGTGACCGCGCCGCCGCCGAGTTCAGGGGGCATCGGGTTGATCCAGATGCTGAAGATGAAAGCCGATCTGAAGCAGGCGTTCGATGGCCTCGAGTTGAATTCCGCGCCGTATATCCATCTGATCGCGCAGATCGAAGACCGCGTGTTCGCCGATCGCCAGCAATACATTGGCGACCCTGATTCGTACAAGGTGCCGGCCGACAAACTGACCGATGACGCCTACCTCGCGCAACGCGCCGACGAAGTGAAACCCGACGAAGTGCCCGGCGCCACGGCGGTCAAAGGCGGCCTCGGCGACGCGCTACCGGAGAAAGCGCAAACCACGCATTTTTCAGTAGTCGACAAGTGGGGTAATGCTGTGTCGAACACTTACACGCTGAACGGGTCTTTCGGTTCCGGCGTGGTGGTGGACGGCGGCGGTTTCCTGCTCAACGATGCGATGGACGACTTCGTCACCAAACCGGCTCCCGCCAGTGCGTCCGGCGCAACGGCTGACGAGTTGAATACGGTGGCGCCGGGACGCCGGCCGCTTTCGTCGATGACGCCGACCCTCCTGCTGAAGGACAACAAGGTGTCGCTCGTGATCGGCACGCCTGGCGGCTCGCGAATCCTCACGTCGATTTTCCAGGTGATGACCAACCTGTACGACTTTAATATGTCGTCTGCCGACGCTTTGGCCGCGATGCGATTCCATCATCAGTTGCTGCCGCCGAAAACGATCTACTTTGAGCCGTATCATCCGATCACGGGCGAATTGGCCGATCAGTTGAAAGCCATGGGCTACACGCTGGAAGGGCAGTCGTTCAACGGCGACGTGCAGATGATTCGCGTCGAAGGGACGACGCCCGAACCGGCGGCCGATCCGCGCGGTGTGGGCGTGGGTCGTGTGATGCCTTGA
- a CDS encoding NUDIX hydrolase — protein sequence MSARVVSCGVVLLDPGGRVLLAHATETSHWDVPKGHGEEGEAPHDTALRELVEETGIVIEPERLKDLGLFVYRRDKDLHLFAARATADELDLTVCTCMSMFPRRSDGTLIPEMDAYRWAAPDEVERYASRSLTRLFQTTLSLAELHRTL from the coding sequence ATGAGCGCACGGGTTGTCTCATGTGGCGTCGTCCTGCTCGACCCGGGCGGGCGGGTGCTGCTCGCCCATGCAACCGAGACGTCTCACTGGGACGTTCCCAAAGGGCACGGCGAAGAGGGCGAGGCGCCTCACGACACGGCCTTGCGCGAGCTGGTCGAAGAGACCGGCATTGTGATCGAGCCCGAGCGTCTGAAGGATCTCGGACTGTTCGTCTATCGGCGCGACAAGGATCTGCATCTGTTCGCGGCGCGTGCGACTGCCGATGAACTCGATCTGACGGTGTGCACCTGCATGTCGATGTTTCCGCGCCGCTCCGACGGCACGCTGATTCCCGAAATGGACGCCTACCGCTGGGCCGCGCCGGACGAGGTCGAGCGGTACGCGAGCCGCAGCCTCACACGTCTCTTTCAGACCACGCTTTCACTCGCGGAACTGCATCGAACGCTATAG
- a CDS encoding transporter substrate-binding domain-containing protein, with protein MRCALVALAVFGATSLARPAHAEELTGTLKKIHDDGVVVLGVREASIPFSYFDGQHTVGYSQTIALQIVDEIKKTLSLPQLKVHEITVTSSNRTPMLLNNQIDLECGSTTHTVERENLAAFSNSFFQYAVRMIARKNSGITDFPDLAGKTVVTTAGTSDERLLRRLNTEKHLNMRITSARDHPEAFNALKDDRAVAFVMDEPIVYGFKSTDPHPEDFVVTGTPLGYEVYACMFRKGDEPLRALVNGVISRGQTAGDAERLYNQWFTQPIPPHGINLNFPLSEQNRTLFAHPNDHALD; from the coding sequence ATGCGTTGCGCACTCGTGGCGTTGGCCGTGTTCGGCGCAACGTCGCTCGCCAGGCCCGCCCATGCGGAAGAACTCACCGGCACACTGAAGAAAATCCACGACGACGGTGTCGTCGTACTCGGCGTGCGTGAAGCGTCGATTCCCTTCTCGTACTTCGACGGCCAGCATACGGTCGGTTACTCGCAAACCATTGCGCTGCAGATCGTCGACGAAATCAAGAAAACGCTCAGCCTGCCGCAACTGAAAGTGCACGAAATCACGGTAACGTCGTCGAACCGTACGCCGATGTTGCTCAACAACCAGATCGATCTGGAATGCGGTTCGACCACGCACACGGTGGAACGCGAAAATCTGGCCGCCTTTTCGAACAGCTTCTTCCAATACGCGGTACGCATGATCGCCCGCAAAAACAGCGGCATCACGGATTTTCCGGACCTGGCCGGCAAGACGGTCGTGACGACCGCGGGCACCTCCGACGAACGCCTGTTGCGCCGCCTGAATACCGAGAAGCACCTGAACATGCGCATCACGAGCGCGCGCGATCATCCAGAGGCATTCAACGCGCTCAAGGATGACCGGGCCGTGGCGTTCGTGATGGACGAGCCGATCGTGTACGGCTTCAAGTCAACCGACCCGCACCCCGAAGACTTTGTGGTGACTGGCACGCCGCTCGGCTATGAGGTCTACGCCTGCATGTTCCGCAAGGGCGACGAACCGCTTCGCGCGCTCGTGAACGGCGTCATCTCACGCGGCCAGACTGCCGGCGACGCGGAACGTCTGTATAACCAGTGGTTCACGCAGCCGATTCCTCCACACGGCATCAATCTGAATTTCCCGCTGTCGGAACAGAATCGCACGCTGTTCGCGCATCCGAACGACCACGCACTCGACTGA
- a CDS encoding glutamine--tRNA ligase/YqeY domain fusion protein, giving the protein MNTERNDAPAASNFIRNIIDEDNRTGKWGQRVETRFPPEPNGYLHIGHAKSICLNFGVARSYGGVCHLRFDDTNPEKESVEYVDSIIDSVRWLGFEWEKGGKEQLYFASDYYDKLYEFAELLIERGKAYVDSQSAEEMRANRGSASEVGTPSRFRERSVQENLDLFRRMKAGEFKEGEHVLRAKIDMSSPNFNMRDPVIYRIRFAHHYRTGDTWCVYPMYDYTHCISDALENITHSLCTLEFEDHRPLYDWILNELAEAGIFTRPLPQQIEFSRLNLTYAITSKRKLLQLVTEGHVEGWDDPRMPTIVGVRRRGFTPEAIQLFCERIGVTKVDSWIDMSVFEGALRDDLDDKAPRIAAVLDPLKLIIDNYPEGLTEACSAPVHPHHPEQGVREFPISREVWIERDDYTETPPKGYFRLFPGNKVRLRYGYVIECTGADKDENGNIVAVHCNYFPDSKSGTEGANNYKVKGNIHWVSATGACPAEVRIYDRLFKEPQPDAGGRDFLEALNPDSKRVVNAYLEPGARDALPDQRYQFERHGYFVADRVDSKPGKPVFNRIVSLRDSWGKPA; this is encoded by the coding sequence ATGAATACCGAACGCAACGACGCGCCAGCGGCATCCAATTTCATCCGCAACATCATTGACGAAGACAACCGCACGGGCAAGTGGGGTCAGCGCGTCGAAACGCGCTTCCCGCCCGAGCCGAACGGCTACCTGCACATTGGTCACGCCAAGAGTATCTGCCTGAACTTCGGCGTGGCGCGCAGCTACGGCGGCGTGTGCCATCTGCGCTTCGACGATACGAATCCGGAAAAGGAAAGCGTCGAGTACGTCGATTCGATTATCGACTCCGTGCGCTGGCTCGGTTTCGAATGGGAAAAAGGCGGCAAGGAACAGCTTTACTTCGCCAGCGACTACTACGACAAACTGTACGAATTCGCCGAACTGCTGATCGAACGCGGCAAGGCGTATGTGGATAGCCAGTCGGCCGAAGAAATGCGCGCGAACCGCGGCTCGGCCTCCGAAGTCGGCACACCGTCGCGCTTCCGCGAACGTTCGGTGCAGGAAAATCTCGACCTGTTCCGACGCATGAAAGCCGGCGAGTTCAAGGAAGGCGAGCACGTGCTGCGCGCGAAGATCGACATGTCGTCGCCGAACTTCAACATGCGCGACCCGGTTATCTACCGCATCCGCTTCGCGCATCACTACCGCACTGGCGACACGTGGTGCGTGTACCCGATGTACGACTACACGCACTGTATCTCGGACGCGTTGGAAAACATCACGCATTCGCTGTGCACGCTCGAATTCGAAGACCACCGTCCGCTGTACGACTGGATTCTGAACGAGCTGGCCGAGGCCGGAATTTTCACGCGCCCGCTGCCGCAACAAATCGAGTTTTCGCGCCTGAACCTCACCTACGCGATCACCAGCAAGCGCAAACTGCTGCAACTGGTGACCGAAGGCCACGTCGAGGGCTGGGACGATCCGCGCATGCCGACCATCGTCGGTGTGCGCCGCCGCGGCTTCACGCCGGAAGCGATCCAGTTGTTCTGCGAGCGCATTGGCGTCACCAAAGTCGATTCATGGATCGACATGAGCGTGTTCGAAGGCGCACTGCGCGACGATCTGGACGACAAGGCGCCGCGGATTGCAGCTGTGCTCGACCCGCTCAAGCTGATCATCGACAACTACCCGGAAGGCCTAACCGAGGCGTGCAGCGCCCCGGTCCACCCGCATCATCCGGAACAGGGCGTTCGCGAGTTCCCGATCTCGCGCGAAGTGTGGATCGAACGCGATGACTACACCGAAACGCCGCCGAAGGGCTACTTCCGCCTGTTCCCGGGCAACAAGGTGCGCCTGCGCTACGGCTATGTGATCGAATGCACCGGTGCGGACAAAGACGAGAACGGCAACATCGTCGCAGTCCACTGCAACTACTTTCCGGACAGCAAATCGGGCACCGAAGGCGCGAACAACTACAAGGTCAAGGGCAACATTCACTGGGTCAGCGCGACAGGCGCCTGCCCGGCCGAAGTACGCATCTACGACCGTCTGTTCAAGGAGCCGCAGCCGGACGCCGGTGGCCGCGACTTCCTCGAAGCGCTGAATCCGGATTCGAAGCGCGTGGTCAACGCCTACCTGGAACCGGGTGCGCGCGACGCGCTGCCGGACCAGCGCTATCAATTCGAGCGCCACGGCTATTTCGTCGCCGACCGCGTCGATTCGAAACCGGGCAAACCCGTGTTCAATCGCATCGTCAGCTTGCGCGACAGTTGGGGCAAGCCGGCGTAA